One stretch of Vogesella indigofera DNA includes these proteins:
- a CDS encoding O-succinylhomoserine sulfhydrylase, giving the protein MSREDTCPPLHPETLAIRAGRETSEYREHSQSLHLTSSFTFDTAAQAAAMFMGEIEGYTYSRFTNPTVSAFQQRLAAMEGGERAIATASGMAAIQATMLTLLKAGDHVVSSQSLFGSTINLFNGILGKFNIETSYVDASDPEAWRAAVKPNTKLFFLETPSNPLTELADIAAVADIAHEAGALLVVDNCFCSPALQQPLQLGADLVVHSATKYLDGHGRVLGGAVVGNDKLIEQIYLHVRTAGPTLAAFNAWVLLSGLETLHLRMEKHSANALQLARWLEQQPSVARVFYPGLESHPQFALAQKQQRSGGAVVSFEVKGGREAAWRVVDAVQVISRTANLGDVKTTLTHPASTTHARITPEARARAGISEGLLRVAVGLEHVDDLQADLARGL; this is encoded by the coding sequence ATGTCGCGCGAAGACACCTGTCCCCCCTTGCATCCCGAGACGCTGGCCATCCGCGCCGGCCGCGAAACCAGCGAATACCGCGAACACAGCCAGAGCCTGCACCTGACCTCCAGCTTCACCTTTGATACGGCCGCACAAGCCGCCGCCATGTTCATGGGCGAGATCGAAGGCTACACCTATTCCCGTTTTACCAATCCGACCGTCAGCGCTTTCCAGCAAAGGTTGGCCGCAATGGAAGGCGGCGAGCGCGCGATTGCCACCGCCAGCGGCATGGCCGCGATCCAGGCCACCATGCTGACCCTGCTCAAGGCCGGTGACCACGTGGTGTCGTCGCAGAGCCTGTTCGGCTCCACCATCAACCTGTTCAACGGCATTCTCGGCAAGTTCAATATCGAGACCAGTTATGTCGACGCCTCCGATCCTGAGGCGTGGCGGGCGGCGGTGAAGCCCAATACCAAGCTGTTCTTCCTGGAAACGCCGTCCAACCCGCTCACCGAGCTGGCCGACATCGCCGCCGTCGCCGACATCGCGCATGAAGCCGGTGCCTTGCTGGTGGTCGACAACTGCTTCTGTTCGCCGGCACTGCAGCAGCCGCTGCAGCTGGGCGCCGATCTGGTGGTGCACTCCGCCACCAAGTACCTCGATGGTCACGGCCGGGTGCTGGGCGGGGCGGTGGTCGGCAACGACAAGCTGATCGAACAGATCTACCTGCACGTGCGCACCGCCGGTCCGACCCTGGCCGCCTTCAATGCCTGGGTGCTGCTGTCCGGTCTGGAAACGCTGCACCTGCGCATGGAAAAGCACTCCGCCAATGCGCTGCAACTGGCTCGCTGGCTGGAACAGCAGCCGTCTGTGGCGCGCGTGTTCTACCCGGGGCTGGAAAGCCATCCGCAGTTCGCGCTGGCACAAAAGCAGCAGCGCAGCGGCGGTGCGGTGGTGTCGTTCGAAGTCAAGGGCGGCCGCGAGGCAGCCTGGCGGGTGGTGGACGCGGTGCAGGTCATTTCTCGCACCGCGAACCTCGGCGACGTCAAGACCACGCTGACCCATCCGGCATCGACCACTCACGCACGCATCACGCCGGAGGCGCGGGCGCGGGCCGGCATCAGCGAGGGACTGTTGCGGGTTGCCGTCGGTCTGGAGCATGTCGACGACCTGCAGGCGGATCTCGCTAGAGGCTTGTAA
- a CDS encoding TetR/AcrR family transcriptional regulator — translation MEVNKPDTATRILDVAERLFVEHGFEATSLRMITQQAEVNLAAVNYHFGSKDALFESVFMRRIGPFVAACLAELDALEQSGQALTAEALVLTFIKPCLMLSKDPTKGGALFVRLMSRTLVENHRLLREALNQQYSVFVQRYTSAFQAALPQFETEDIAWRMHFAFGVMFNAFAGNDVLKIFVRSQVVSARDPDMVVKHLVPFVVAGLTAPV, via the coding sequence ATGGAAGTGAACAAACCCGATACCGCAACTCGGATACTCGATGTTGCCGAACGGCTGTTTGTCGAACATGGCTTCGAGGCCACCTCACTTCGCATGATCACACAGCAGGCTGAAGTCAACCTGGCCGCTGTGAACTACCACTTCGGTTCAAAGGATGCGCTGTTCGAGTCGGTATTCATGCGCAGGATCGGTCCGTTTGTGGCTGCCTGTCTGGCCGAACTCGACGCGCTGGAACAATCCGGACAAGCCCTGACCGCCGAGGCACTGGTACTGACCTTCATCAAGCCCTGCCTGATGTTGTCAAAAGACCCAACCAAGGGCGGGGCACTGTTTGTCCGCTTGATGTCGCGCACGCTGGTGGAAAATCACCGCCTGCTGCGCGAGGCACTGAACCAGCAGTACAGCGTGTTTGTACAGCGCTATACCAGTGCCTTCCAGGCAGCTTTGCCGCAGTTTGAAACCGAAGATATTGCCTGGCGCATGCATTTTGCCTTTGGCGTGATGTTCAATGCCTTCGCCGGTAATGATGTGCTGAAGATCTTTGTCCGCAGTCAGGTGGTTTCCGCCCGTGACCCGGACATGGTGGTCAAGCACCTGGTGCCTTTCGTCGTAGCGGGGTTGACGGCGCCCGTCTGA
- a CDS encoding acyl-CoA dehydrogenase: MIAGWLASLQPVWGCQVPLAVWALFAVIALVLNLVPLRRAVFTGPVFSVFKKITPAMSQTEQEAINAGTVWWDRDLFSGKPDWNRLLSFPDPKLTAEEQAFLDGPTEQLCKMVDDWKITHELKDLPEDVWQFIKDNGFLGMIVKKKYGGLEFSNYAHAKVVTKIATRGGTAAVSVMVPNSLGPGELLQHYGTEAQKDYYLPRLARGVEVPCFALTSPYAGSDAGAIPDYGIVCRGSYTDPRSGQRFDDVLGLRVSWEKRWITLAPVATILGLAFKMYDPDHLLGDKEELGITCALVPTEHEGVCIGRRHFPGGAAFMNGPTWGKDVFIPLEWIIGGREYAGQGWRMLVECLSVGRCISLPAMSVASGKVASYTTGAYARIRDQFGLSIGKFEGVDEAMARIGGFTYQMEASQDLALTGLDIGEKPSVLSAVLKYHNTERMRKTLNDAMDIHGGKAVVLGPRNYLARAYQAIPIAITVEGANILTRSMIIYGQGAIRCHPFVLREMKAAMSNDATEFDKAITGHINFVISNVFRSLWMGLTGARLVGSPKGGEVAAYYKQLTRFSSAFALLSDMAMFSLGGSLKFREKLSARLGDMLSNLYIASACLKRFERDGAPKEDLPVLQWAVENALYDLQQAMDGFLANLPSRTLAAILRKVIFPWGLTMKPASDHTGTRVARLLMELGPTRERLTRGIFAPSDESDPLGVLEPALKAMLETEPLEQKLRKLGRDGKFKTVTARERLAEALQSGQITQQEFDAVTRARKLKRDVIMVDDFDMKLEQHDDKMLQRLIF, from the coding sequence GTGATCGCGGGCTGGCTTGCCAGCCTGCAGCCGGTTTGGGGCTGCCAGGTCCCGCTTGCGGTGTGGGCGCTGTTTGCCGTCATCGCGCTGGTGCTGAATCTGGTACCACTGCGCCGCGCCGTATTCACCGGTCCGGTGTTCTCCGTCTTCAAGAAAATCACCCCTGCCATGTCGCAGACCGAGCAGGAAGCGATCAACGCCGGTACCGTGTGGTGGGATCGCGACCTGTTCTCCGGCAAGCCGGACTGGAACCGCCTGCTGTCCTTCCCGGACCCGAAACTGACTGCCGAAGAGCAGGCGTTTCTGGATGGTCCGACCGAGCAGCTGTGCAAGATGGTCGACGACTGGAAAATCACCCACGAGCTGAAGGACCTGCCTGAGGACGTGTGGCAGTTCATCAAGGACAACGGCTTCCTGGGCATGATCGTCAAGAAGAAGTACGGCGGTCTGGAGTTCTCCAACTACGCGCACGCCAAGGTGGTGACCAAGATCGCCACCCGCGGCGGCACTGCCGCGGTGTCGGTGATGGTGCCGAACTCGCTCGGCCCTGGCGAACTGCTGCAGCACTACGGTACCGAGGCGCAGAAAGACTACTACCTACCGCGTCTGGCCAGGGGTGTGGAAGTGCCGTGCTTCGCGCTGACCAGTCCTTACGCTGGTTCCGATGCCGGCGCCATTCCCGACTACGGCATCGTTTGCCGCGGCAGCTACACCGATCCGCGCAGCGGCCAACGTTTTGACGACGTGCTCGGCCTGCGCGTGAGCTGGGAAAAGCGCTGGATCACGCTGGCGCCGGTGGCCACCATTCTCGGCCTCGCATTCAAGATGTACGACCCGGATCACCTGCTGGGTGACAAGGAAGAACTGGGCATCACCTGCGCGCTGGTGCCGACCGAGCACGAGGGCGTCTGCATTGGCCGTCGCCACTTCCCCGGTGGCGCCGCGTTCATGAACGGCCCGACCTGGGGCAAGGACGTGTTCATCCCGCTAGAGTGGATCATCGGCGGCCGCGAGTATGCCGGTCAGGGCTGGCGCATGCTGGTCGAGTGTCTGTCGGTAGGTCGCTGCATCTCGCTGCCGGCGATGTCGGTTGCCTCCGGCAAGGTGGCGTCCTACACCACCGGCGCCTACGCCCGCATCCGTGACCAGTTCGGCCTCTCCATCGGCAAGTTCGAAGGCGTGGACGAGGCGATGGCGCGCATCGGCGGCTTTACCTATCAGATGGAAGCATCGCAGGATCTGGCGCTGACCGGCCTCGATATCGGCGAAAAACCTTCGGTGCTGTCCGCGGTGCTGAAGTATCACAACACCGAGCGCATGCGCAAAACGCTGAACGACGCGATGGACATCCATGGCGGCAAGGCGGTAGTGCTGGGGCCGCGCAACTATCTGGCGCGTGCCTACCAGGCGATCCCGATCGCGATCACGGTGGAAGGCGCCAACATCCTGACCCGCTCGATGATCATCTACGGCCAGGGCGCCATCCGTTGCCATCCGTTCGTGCTGCGCGAGATGAAGGCGGCGATGAGCAATGACGCCACCGAGTTCGACAAGGCCATCACCGGCCACATTAACTTCGTGATCAGCAACGTGTTCCGCTCGCTGTGGATGGGCCTGACCGGCGCCAGGCTGGTTGGCAGCCCGAAAGGCGGCGAAGTGGCCGCCTACTACAAGCAGCTGACCCGTTTCTCCAGCGCCTTTGCGCTGCTGTCCGACATGGCGATGTTCAGCCTCGGCGGCTCGCTGAAATTCCGCGAGAAGCTGTCGGCGCGCCTGGGCGACATGCTGTCCAACCTGTATATCGCCTCTGCCTGCCTGAAGCGCTTCGAACGTGATGGCGCGCCGAAGGAAGACCTGCCGGTGCTGCAGTGGGCGGTGGAGAATGCGCTGTACGACCTGCAGCAGGCGATGGATGGCTTCCTGGCCAACTTGCCGAGCCGAACGTTGGCCGCAATCCTGCGCAAGGTGATCTTCCCGTGGGGACTGACCATGAAGCCGGCTAGCGACCACACCGGCACCAGGGTGGCACGGCTGCTGATGGAGCTGGGTCCGACCCGCGAACGGCTGACCCGTGGTATCTTCGCGCCGAGCGATGAATCTGATCCGCTCGGCGTGCTGGAGCCGGCGCTGAAAGCGATGCTGGAGACCGAGCCGCTGGAACAAAAGTTGCGCAAACTGGGGCGTGATGGCAAGTTCAAGACTGTCACCGCGCGTGAGCGGCTGGCGGAAGCGTTGCAGTCCGGCCAGATTACGCAGCAGGAATTTGACGCCGTGACGCGTGCGCGCAAGCTGAAGCGTGACGTGATCATGGTCGATGATTTCGACATGAAACTTGAGCAGCATGATGACAAAATGCTGCAGCGGCTGATCTTCTGA
- a CDS encoding acyl-CoA thioesterase: MTPSPQQQPEVVRVPVLRLRAEPRSTNAHGRVHAGWLMFQIDTAGAICAEKLAKGPVTTVAVNAFQLTSPIHVGDVVSLYAECFRLGQKSVTLKVTVEAERLGGEVVSITEVIATYVAIDTDGKSRIIS; the protein is encoded by the coding sequence ATGACCCCATCCCCGCAGCAACAACCCGAAGTTGTTCGCGTGCCGGTGCTGCGCCTGCGCGCTGAGCCGCGCAGTACCAATGCCCACGGTCGCGTCCACGCCGGCTGGCTGATGTTCCAGATCGATACCGCCGGTGCCATCTGCGCCGAAAAGCTGGCCAAGGGACCGGTGACGACGGTCGCGGTCAATGCCTTCCAGCTGACCAGCCCCATCCATGTCGGTGACGTGGTGTCACTGTATGCCGAGTGTTTCCGTCTCGGGCAGAAGTCAGTCACGTTGAAGGTGACGGTGGAGGCGGAGCGCCTTGGCGGCGAAGTGGTGTCGATTACCGAGGTGATTGCCACCTACGTCGCCATCGATACCGATGGCAAATCCAGAATCATTTCCTGA
- a CDS encoding OmpP1/FadL family transporter encodes MKLKHVSLSVMMMGATTVAMASGYHFGTQSVSAQSTANASAAEAANASTIFYNAAGMTKLEGTNFSGALNLVAPNARYSEASATYPTQAVTPVNSTVKGSTSGKITEDLVVVPQLYMTHQLNDQVTVGLGIYVPFASSTEYQRDSVLRYNLNSTELTTIDINPTVAFKLNDQHSVAVGVIAQHAEATLRQYANFGYALAGGNLALPGSVAGNGAADGYADVEGDDWGFGYNLAWMWDINDNTRVGVNYRSEIEHTLEGSAKWTKPAAGYAALNAAGFKDSEGAKVDITTPEALSLHGMHKLNSKTNLFADVTWTKHSRFDKALLVYENAKTGQGNTTYLTPAWKDTYKLSLGGSYQYTEPLQLRAGIAYDKSPVPNDDRRLATLPDNDRIWLSFGGKYDLNKQSSIDFAYSYIKIKDAKANVNGTCVAQGQTVCVSSQTKGTVNYKSSAQILGVQYNHRF; translated from the coding sequence ATGAAACTGAAACACGTCAGCTTGTCCGTCATGATGATGGGTGCAACCACTGTTGCAATGGCTTCCGGCTACCACTTCGGTACCCAGTCGGTCAGCGCCCAATCCACCGCCAATGCCAGTGCCGCCGAAGCGGCCAATGCATCCACTATCTTCTATAACGCGGCGGGCATGACCAAGCTGGAGGGGACCAACTTTTCCGGTGCCTTGAACCTGGTGGCACCGAATGCCAGATACAGTGAAGCCAGCGCCACCTATCCGACGCAGGCGGTAACGCCGGTCAACTCGACGGTCAAAGGCTCGACTAGCGGCAAGATCACGGAAGATCTGGTGGTGGTGCCTCAGCTGTATATGACGCACCAACTGAACGACCAGGTGACGGTCGGCTTGGGTATTTATGTCCCATTTGCCTCTTCCACCGAATATCAGCGTGATTCGGTGTTGCGTTACAACCTGAACTCTACCGAACTGACCACCATTGATATCAACCCAACCGTGGCCTTCAAGCTCAATGACCAGCATTCGGTCGCGGTCGGTGTCATTGCCCAGCACGCCGAAGCGACCCTGCGCCAATACGCCAACTTCGGCTATGCGCTGGCCGGTGGCAACCTGGCGCTACCGGGGTCGGTTGCCGGTAACGGGGCCGCCGACGGCTATGCCGACGTCGAGGGCGATGACTGGGGCTTTGGTTACAACCTGGCCTGGATGTGGGATATCAATGACAACACCCGCGTCGGTGTGAACTATCGTTCGGAAATCGAGCACACGCTGGAAGGCTCGGCCAAGTGGACCAAGCCTGCCGCTGGCTATGCCGCTTTGAATGCCGCTGGTTTCAAAGATTCGGAAGGCGCCAAGGTCGACATCACCACTCCGGAAGCCCTGTCCCTGCACGGCATGCACAAGCTGAACAGCAAAACCAATCTGTTCGCGGACGTAACCTGGACCAAGCACTCTCGCTTTGATAAAGCGTTGCTGGTTTATGAAAATGCAAAAACCGGGCAGGGCAACACGACTTACCTGACCCCGGCCTGGAAAGACACCTACAAGCTCTCGCTGGGTGGCTCCTATCAGTACACCGAGCCGCTGCAGCTGCGTGCCGGTATCGCCTATGACAAGTCGCCGGTGCCGAACGATGATCGCCGTCTGGCGACCCTGCCGGACAACGACCGTATCTGGCTGTCCTTCGGTGGCAAGTACGACCTGAACAAGCAGTCCTCGATCGATTTTGCTTACAGCTACATCAAGATCAAGGATGCCAAGGCCAATGTGAACGGCACCTGCGTGGCTCAGGGGCAAACTGTCTGCGTCTCCAGCCAGACCAAGGGTACCGTCAACTACAAATCCAGCGCCCAGATTCTGGGGGTGCAGTACAACCACCGTTTCTAA
- a CDS encoding 3-hydroxyacyl-CoA dehydrogenase/enoyl-CoA hydratase family protein — protein MSQTKFIVRKVAVLGAGVMGAQIAAHLVNAKVPTVLFDLPAKDGNKNGIALKAIDGLKKLKPSPLSNKDAVNYIQPANYEDHLHLLKECDLVIEAIAERMDWKTDLYAKVAPHLGEHTIFATNTSGLSINQLAAGVPAELAPRFCGVHFFNPPRYMHLVEIIPCVGSDAGMLDNLERFLVTTLGKGVIRAKDTPNFVANRIGVFSMLATIANADKFGIRFDVVDDLTGPRLGRPKSATFRTADVVGLDTFAHVVKTMDDTLPNDPWHAYFKSPQWLQQLIADGSLGAKTKRGIYKKEGKQMFVFDAAKGEYVGAGEKGDEAVKAILKIENPAEKFKQLRTSSHPQAQFLWACFRDVFHYISYHLGDIANCARDVDFAIRWGFGWSVGPFETWQAAGWQQVAGWIDEDIKAGKTLAAAALPAWALEADRAGVHFADGSFDATAGKLVGRSTLDVYQRQLAPAKVLGETAGLLGETVFENEGVRAFTTGDDVLVVSFKSKAHAIGPDVIDGVNTAIDIAEARFKGLVIWQTEEPFSVGADLQSMLPAFMMGDWDAIDTMVRRFQTTSMRLRYSHIPTVAATQGYVFGGGCEFAMHCDKVVAALESYVGLVEVGVGLLPGGGGCKEFALRAAQNAQGDVLAALKDYFMAIATAKVATSGHEAQEIGFFRNSDSVVFNAYELLYVAKQQALALYETGYRPPLKVAGFPVAGRAGAASIKGQLVNMLEGHFISQHDFTIAALIADVMTGGDVEQGTLVNEQWILDLERKAFMTLLKSSKTQDRIANMLTTGKPLRN, from the coding sequence ATGTCTCAGACCAAGTTTATCGTACGCAAGGTCGCCGTTCTCGGCGCCGGCGTGATGGGGGCGCAGATCGCCGCTCATCTGGTTAATGCCAAGGTGCCGACCGTGCTGTTCGACCTGCCGGCAAAAGACGGCAACAAGAACGGGATCGCACTGAAAGCCATCGACGGCCTGAAAAAGCTGAAGCCGTCGCCACTGTCCAACAAGGATGCGGTCAACTACATCCAGCCGGCCAACTACGAAGACCACCTGCACCTACTGAAAGAGTGCGATCTGGTGATCGAGGCCATCGCCGAGCGCATGGACTGGAAAACCGACCTCTACGCCAAGGTGGCGCCGCATCTGGGCGAGCACACCATCTTCGCGACCAACACCTCCGGGCTGTCGATCAACCAGCTGGCCGCCGGCGTACCGGCCGAGCTGGCGCCACGCTTCTGCGGCGTGCACTTCTTCAACCCGCCGCGCTACATGCACCTAGTTGAGATCATCCCGTGCGTGGGCTCCGACGCCGGCATGCTGGACAACCTGGAACGCTTCCTGGTGACCACGCTGGGCAAGGGCGTGATCCGTGCCAAGGACACCCCGAACTTCGTCGCCAACCGCATCGGCGTGTTCTCGATGCTGGCCACCATCGCCAACGCCGACAAATTCGGTATCCGCTTCGACGTGGTCGACGACCTGACCGGCCCGCGCCTCGGTCGTCCGAAGTCTGCCACCTTCCGCACCGCCGACGTGGTCGGGCTGGACACCTTCGCCCACGTGGTGAAAACCATGGACGACACGCTGCCGAACGACCCGTGGCACGCCTACTTCAAGTCGCCGCAGTGGCTACAGCAGCTGATCGCCGACGGTAGCTTGGGCGCCAAGACCAAGCGCGGCATCTACAAGAAGGAAGGCAAGCAGATGTTTGTCTTCGACGCCGCCAAGGGCGAGTACGTGGGCGCCGGCGAGAAGGGCGACGAGGCGGTCAAGGCCATCCTCAAGATCGAGAACCCGGCCGAGAAGTTCAAGCAGCTGCGCACCAGCAGCCATCCGCAGGCACAGTTCCTGTGGGCCTGCTTCCGTGACGTGTTCCACTACATTTCCTACCATCTCGGCGATATCGCCAACTGCGCGCGCGATGTCGACTTCGCCATCCGCTGGGGCTTCGGCTGGTCGGTCGGCCCGTTCGAGACCTGGCAGGCTGCCGGCTGGCAGCAGGTCGCCGGCTGGATCGATGAAGACATCAAGGCCGGCAAAACGTTGGCCGCAGCGGCGCTGCCGGCCTGGGCGCTGGAAGCCGACCGTGCCGGCGTGCACTTTGCCGATGGCTCCTTCGATGCCACCGCCGGCAAACTGGTCGGCCGCTCCACGCTGGACGTGTACCAGCGTCAGCTGGCCCCGGCCAAGGTGCTGGGCGAAACCGCCGGCCTGCTGGGCGAGACCGTGTTCGAGAACGAGGGCGTGCGCGCCTTCACTACCGGTGACGACGTGCTGGTGGTGTCGTTCAAGTCCAAGGCCCACGCCATCGGCCCGGACGTGATCGACGGCGTCAACACCGCCATCGACATCGCCGAAGCCCGCTTCAAGGGCCTGGTGATCTGGCAGACCGAAGAGCCGTTCTCGGTCGGCGCCGACCTGCAGTCGATGCTGCCGGCGTTCATGATGGGCGACTGGGACGCGATCGACACCATGGTGCGCCGCTTCCAGACCACGTCGATGCGCCTGCGCTACAGCCACATCCCGACCGTCGCCGCGACGCAGGGCTATGTATTCGGCGGTGGCTGCGAGTTCGCGATGCACTGCGACAAGGTCGTTGCCGCGCTGGAATCCTACGTTGGTCTGGTGGAGGTTGGTGTCGGCCTGCTACCGGGCGGCGGTGGTTGCAAGGAGTTTGCGCTGCGTGCGGCGCAGAACGCACAGGGCGACGTGCTGGCGGCACTGAAGGACTACTTCATGGCCATCGCCACCGCCAAGGTCGCCACCAGCGGCCACGAGGCGCAGGAAATCGGCTTCTTCCGCAACAGCGACAGCGTGGTGTTCAACGCCTACGAGCTGCTGTACGTCGCCAAGCAGCAAGCGCTGGCGCTGTATGAGACCGGCTACCGTCCGCCGCTCAAGGTCGCCGGCTTCCCGGTTGCCGGCCGCGCCGGTGCTGCCTCGATCAAGGGCCAGCTGGTCAATATGCTGGAAGGTCACTTCATCAGCCAGCACGACTTCACCATCGCCGCGCTGATCGCCGACGTGATGACCGGTGGCGACGTGGAGCAGGGCACGCTGGTCAACGAGCAGTGGATTCTGGATCTGGAACGCAAGGCGTTCATGACCCTGCTCAAGTCCAGCAAGACCCAGGACCGTATCGCCAACATGCTCACTACCGGCAAGCCGCTGCGTAACTGA
- a CDS encoding acetyl-CoA C-acyltransferase, with protein MVKQVQEAYIVAVTRTPVGKAPRGMMRNVRPDDMLAHVISGALAQVPTLDPKLISDCVVGCAFPEAEQGLNMARIGVLLAGLPNTVSGITINRYCSSGINAVQMAADRIRLGEADVVIAAGSESMSMVPMMGNKVSLNPAIFAKDENYAIAYGMGLTAEKVAQQWGVSREDQDAFAVESHRRAIAAIDGGKFKSEITPLEVTYRTPNLETGEVISTTRVLDTDEGPRRETTLEGLAKLKTVFDAKGSVTAGNSSQMSDGAGAVILVSEKILKQFNLTPLARYVTFAVKGVPPEIMGIGPKEAIPEACRNAGITQDQLKWIELNEAFAAQGLAVARDLELDMSLVNPHGGAIALGHPLGATGAIRTATLVHGMRNAGMQGYGMVTMCIGTGMGAAGIIEVL; from the coding sequence ATGGTTAAACAAGTACAGGAAGCTTACATCGTCGCCGTGACCCGCACGCCGGTGGGCAAGGCGCCGCGCGGCATGATGCGCAACGTGCGTCCGGACGACATGCTGGCGCACGTGATCAGCGGCGCGCTGGCACAGGTGCCGACGCTGGACCCGAAACTGATTTCCGACTGCGTGGTCGGCTGCGCCTTCCCGGAAGCGGAACAGGGCCTGAACATGGCGCGTATCGGCGTGTTGCTGGCCGGGCTGCCGAACACCGTCAGCGGCATCACCATCAACCGCTACTGCTCCTCCGGCATCAACGCGGTGCAGATGGCCGCCGACCGCATTCGCCTGGGCGAGGCCGACGTGGTGATCGCCGCCGGTTCCGAATCGATGTCCATGGTGCCGATGATGGGCAACAAGGTGTCGCTGAACCCGGCGATCTTCGCCAAGGACGAGAACTACGCCATCGCCTACGGCATGGGTCTGACCGCCGAGAAAGTGGCGCAGCAGTGGGGCGTGTCGCGTGAAGATCAGGATGCGTTCGCGGTCGAATCGCACCGCCGCGCCATCGCGGCCATCGACGGCGGCAAGTTCAAGAGCGAGATCACGCCGCTGGAAGTGACCTACCGCACGCCGAACCTGGAAACAGGCGAAGTGATCAGCACCACCCGCGTGCTGGACACCGACGAAGGCCCGCGCCGCGAGACCACGCTGGAAGGCCTGGCCAAGCTGAAGACGGTGTTCGATGCCAAGGGCAGCGTCACCGCCGGCAACTCGTCGCAGATGTCCGACGGCGCCGGTGCCGTGATCCTGGTGTCCGAGAAGATCCTGAAGCAGTTCAACCTGACGCCGCTGGCGCGCTACGTGACCTTCGCGGTGAAGGGCGTGCCGCCGGAAATCATGGGTATCGGCCCGAAGGAAGCGATTCCGGAAGCCTGCCGCAACGCCGGCATCACCCAGGATCAGCTGAAGTGGATCGAGCTGAACGAAGCCTTCGCCGCGCAGGGTCTGGCGGTGGCGCGTGATCTGGAACTGGACATGAGCCTGGTCAACCCGCACGGCGGTGCCATCGCGCTGGGTCACCCGCTGGGCGCTACCGGTGCCATCCGTACCGCCACGCTGGTGCACGGCATGCGCAATGCCGGCATGCAGGGCTACGGCATGGTGACGATGTGCATCGGTACCGGCATGGGTGCCGCCGGCATCATCGAAGTGCTGTAA